The Bombus affinis isolate iyBomAffi1 chromosome 17, iyBomAffi1.2, whole genome shotgun sequence genome includes a region encoding these proteins:
- the LOC126926210 gene encoding ribonuclease Z, mitochondrial isoform X1, with protein sequence MLHIRTYFFKCINRNINSHGALSNNKHCTINLSTMQERKKTKKFMLYFNAKLKVLGSGAAGAPSCIYLLTDNSNYMFNCGESTQRLGQEHQCKLSKVQNIFITYSSWKNLGGIPGSLLTAQADGVTQINIHGPEVFDDYIKAIKPFVHLSNLKITYPLIDESKPYEDHVMRVSYVPITKVLKDTKESSSDLVDKEYHINANHKRVIDEETDKQNINTEKKMKSTPHLICYICEVHPRRGKLIIDKCINYGVPPGPLLDMLKHGRDITKPDGTVVRSKDVVQPDTPKTTFIVLECPTEEYLDSILNHPTFLKYQQTESTKGEYEVFCIFHFTPENIFTTQRYQDWLKKFSSNTEHIVLNNENTCMGSEAVYKNQYLLNMLHPEIFPLLNKDRFEKDKETQSNNIHRARTAQTLEVRPVPNCLLNAEIYKEPKTYIDEVSQIPDFTNVLKELKTVISKKSAELNLDTISDYPRIVMLGTGCSVPNKVRNTSSILLRINKDCSILLDCGEGTLTQIVRFFGASESLNILRTIKAVYISHIHADHHLGLMGVLLKRKEVTDEMLYLMAPKCMTPWLNYYNGQFESVVQQYILVHNDDLYLNSHKLSEYFEITLYNKLNINEINTIYVTHCKEAYGIAITLQDNKKIVYSGDTIFCQNLIKLGQNCDLLIHEATMESGLEALAKSKLHSTTSEAIRVGKFMSAKFILLTHFSQRYSKIPFIPDNEANVGIAYDNMEFRLPQLSLLPLFYPCIKVMFNEYNKVLNE encoded by the exons GCAGCTGGGGCCCCATCTTGTATATATCTTTTAACTGATAATAGTAATTACATGTTTAATTGTGGAGAAAGTACTCAACGCTTAGGTCAAGAACATCAGTGTAAATTATCCAAagtacaaaatatatttataacatattCTTCTTGGAAAAATCTTGGAGGTATTCCAGGTTCTCTTTTAACAGCACAAGCCGATGGCGTAACACAAATAAATATTCATGGCCCAGAAGTATTTGATGACTATATAAAAGCAATTAAACCATTTGTGCAtttatcaaatttaaaaattacttaTCCCTTAATCGACGAATCTAAACCATATGAGGATCATGTAATGAGAGTTTCATATGTACCTATAACAAAAGTTTTAAAAGATACTAAAGAAAGTTCTTCAGATTTGGTAGATAAAGAATATCATATAAATGCAAATCATAAGAGAGTTATAGATGAAGAAACAGACAAACAAAACATTAATAcagagaagaaaatgaaaagcaCTCCACATTTAATATGTTATATTTGTGAAGTCCATCCACGACGTGGAAAATTAATAAtagataaatgtataaattatggTGTACCACCTGGACCACTTTTAGATATGTTAAAGCATGGAAGGGATATTACTAAACCAGATGGGACTGTTGTTAGAAGTAAAGATGTAGTACAACCAGACACACCTAAAACCACCTTCATAG TTTTAGAATGTCCGACGGAAGAATATTTGGATTCCATTCTAAATCATCCTACTTTCTTAAAATATCAACAGACAGAATCAACGAAAGGAGAATATGAAgtattttgcatatttcattTTACTCCTGAAAACATTTTCACTACTCAACGATATCAAGATTGGTTaaaaaaattttcttcaaatacTGAACACATAGTTTTAAACAATGAAAATACTTGCATGGGCAGCGAAGCTGtttataaaaatcaatatttattaaatatgttgCATCCTGAAATATTTCCTCTATTAAATAAGGATCGTTttgaaaaagataaagaa actCAAAGTAATAATATCCATCGTGCAAGAACAGCACAGACATTAGAAGTACGTCCAGTACCAAACTGTTTACTTAATGCTGAAATTTACAAAGAACCAAAGACATATATTGACGAAGTTTCACAAATTCCTGACTTTACAAAtgttttaaaagaattaaaaacaGTTATTAGCAAAAAATCAGCAGAACTTAATTTAGATACTATTTCGGATTATCCACGAATTGTGATGTTAGGTACTGGTTGTAGTGTACCGAATAAAGTTAGAAATACAAGCAGTATTCTTTTACGAATTAATAAGGATTGTAGCATTTTATTGGATTGTGGAGAAGGTACCCTCACCCAAATTGTTAGGTTTTTTGGAGCTTCGGAAAGTCTCAACATTTTACGTACTATTAAG gcTGTTTATATATCACACATACATGCAGATCACCATTTAGGACTCATGGGTGTGCTTTTAAAAAGGAAAGAGGTCACAGATGAAATGTTGTATTTGATGGCACCAAAGTGTATGACCCCTTGGTTGAATTATTATAATGGCCAATTTGAATCTGTTGTACAGCAATATATTTTAGTGCACAATGATGATTTGTATTTAAATTCTCATAAGTTATcagaatattttgaaattacactttacaataaattaaatattaatgaaataaacACAATTTATGTTACTCATTGTAAGGAAGCATATGGTATTGCTATCACTCTTCAGGATAACAAAAAAATCGTTTATAG CGGTGATACTATATTTTGTCAAAATCTTATAAAATTAGGACAAAATTGTGATTTATTAATTCATGAAGCAACCATGGAAAGCGGTCTTGAAGCATTAGCAAAAAGTAAATTGCATTCAACGACTTCTGAAGCGATAAGAGTTGGAAAATTTATGAGTGCAAAATTCATTTTACTAACGCACTTTAGTCAACGTTATTCAAAGATTCCTTTTATTCCAGACAATGAAGCAAATGTTGGAATTGCTTATGATAATATGGAGTTTAGATTGCCGCAATTATCATTGTTGCCTCTTTTCTATCCATGTATAAAAGTAATGTTTAATGAATATAATAAAGTATTGAATGAATAA
- the LOC126926210 gene encoding ribonuclease Z, mitochondrial isoform X2, with amino-acid sequence MQERKKTKKFMLYFNAKLKVLGSGAAGAPSCIYLLTDNSNYMFNCGESTQRLGQEHQCKLSKVQNIFITYSSWKNLGGIPGSLLTAQADGVTQINIHGPEVFDDYIKAIKPFVHLSNLKITYPLIDESKPYEDHVMRVSYVPITKVLKDTKESSSDLVDKEYHINANHKRVIDEETDKQNINTEKKMKSTPHLICYICEVHPRRGKLIIDKCINYGVPPGPLLDMLKHGRDITKPDGTVVRSKDVVQPDTPKTTFIVLECPTEEYLDSILNHPTFLKYQQTESTKGEYEVFCIFHFTPENIFTTQRYQDWLKKFSSNTEHIVLNNENTCMGSEAVYKNQYLLNMLHPEIFPLLNKDRFEKDKETQSNNIHRARTAQTLEVRPVPNCLLNAEIYKEPKTYIDEVSQIPDFTNVLKELKTVISKKSAELNLDTISDYPRIVMLGTGCSVPNKVRNTSSILLRINKDCSILLDCGEGTLTQIVRFFGASESLNILRTIKAVYISHIHADHHLGLMGVLLKRKEVTDEMLYLMAPKCMTPWLNYYNGQFESVVQQYILVHNDDLYLNSHKLSEYFEITLYNKLNINEINTIYVTHCKEAYGIAITLQDNKKIVYSGDTIFCQNLIKLGQNCDLLIHEATMESGLEALAKSKLHSTTSEAIRVGKFMSAKFILLTHFSQRYSKIPFIPDNEANVGIAYDNMEFRLPQLSLLPLFYPCIKVMFNEYNKVLNE; translated from the exons GCAGCTGGGGCCCCATCTTGTATATATCTTTTAACTGATAATAGTAATTACATGTTTAATTGTGGAGAAAGTACTCAACGCTTAGGTCAAGAACATCAGTGTAAATTATCCAAagtacaaaatatatttataacatattCTTCTTGGAAAAATCTTGGAGGTATTCCAGGTTCTCTTTTAACAGCACAAGCCGATGGCGTAACACAAATAAATATTCATGGCCCAGAAGTATTTGATGACTATATAAAAGCAATTAAACCATTTGTGCAtttatcaaatttaaaaattacttaTCCCTTAATCGACGAATCTAAACCATATGAGGATCATGTAATGAGAGTTTCATATGTACCTATAACAAAAGTTTTAAAAGATACTAAAGAAAGTTCTTCAGATTTGGTAGATAAAGAATATCATATAAATGCAAATCATAAGAGAGTTATAGATGAAGAAACAGACAAACAAAACATTAATAcagagaagaaaatgaaaagcaCTCCACATTTAATATGTTATATTTGTGAAGTCCATCCACGACGTGGAAAATTAATAAtagataaatgtataaattatggTGTACCACCTGGACCACTTTTAGATATGTTAAAGCATGGAAGGGATATTACTAAACCAGATGGGACTGTTGTTAGAAGTAAAGATGTAGTACAACCAGACACACCTAAAACCACCTTCATAG TTTTAGAATGTCCGACGGAAGAATATTTGGATTCCATTCTAAATCATCCTACTTTCTTAAAATATCAACAGACAGAATCAACGAAAGGAGAATATGAAgtattttgcatatttcattTTACTCCTGAAAACATTTTCACTACTCAACGATATCAAGATTGGTTaaaaaaattttcttcaaatacTGAACACATAGTTTTAAACAATGAAAATACTTGCATGGGCAGCGAAGCTGtttataaaaatcaatatttattaaatatgttgCATCCTGAAATATTTCCTCTATTAAATAAGGATCGTTttgaaaaagataaagaa actCAAAGTAATAATATCCATCGTGCAAGAACAGCACAGACATTAGAAGTACGTCCAGTACCAAACTGTTTACTTAATGCTGAAATTTACAAAGAACCAAAGACATATATTGACGAAGTTTCACAAATTCCTGACTTTACAAAtgttttaaaagaattaaaaacaGTTATTAGCAAAAAATCAGCAGAACTTAATTTAGATACTATTTCGGATTATCCACGAATTGTGATGTTAGGTACTGGTTGTAGTGTACCGAATAAAGTTAGAAATACAAGCAGTATTCTTTTACGAATTAATAAGGATTGTAGCATTTTATTGGATTGTGGAGAAGGTACCCTCACCCAAATTGTTAGGTTTTTTGGAGCTTCGGAAAGTCTCAACATTTTACGTACTATTAAG gcTGTTTATATATCACACATACATGCAGATCACCATTTAGGACTCATGGGTGTGCTTTTAAAAAGGAAAGAGGTCACAGATGAAATGTTGTATTTGATGGCACCAAAGTGTATGACCCCTTGGTTGAATTATTATAATGGCCAATTTGAATCTGTTGTACAGCAATATATTTTAGTGCACAATGATGATTTGTATTTAAATTCTCATAAGTTATcagaatattttgaaattacactttacaataaattaaatattaatgaaataaacACAATTTATGTTACTCATTGTAAGGAAGCATATGGTATTGCTATCACTCTTCAGGATAACAAAAAAATCGTTTATAG CGGTGATACTATATTTTGTCAAAATCTTATAAAATTAGGACAAAATTGTGATTTATTAATTCATGAAGCAACCATGGAAAGCGGTCTTGAAGCATTAGCAAAAAGTAAATTGCATTCAACGACTTCTGAAGCGATAAGAGTTGGAAAATTTATGAGTGCAAAATTCATTTTACTAACGCACTTTAGTCAACGTTATTCAAAGATTCCTTTTATTCCAGACAATGAAGCAAATGTTGGAATTGCTTATGATAATATGGAGTTTAGATTGCCGCAATTATCATTGTTGCCTCTTTTCTATCCATGTATAAAAGTAATGTTTAATGAATATAATAAAGTATTGAATGAATAA